One genomic region from Jilunia laotingensis encodes:
- a CDS encoding choice-of-anchor J domain-containing protein, with product MKYIKYLLPIVAVGCFLAYAANEPENLKILPKHPATPPVEQGAPAPTPIQLAGAEDGIPYGLHTVSVDEKAVTIQWNNPEPMDGYFDDFEGHSDFVINSPGSIGWDYLDQDNANTYTWSAASFPNQGQKMAFIIMNPSQTAPSTSDWPNIQPFSGKKMLVAFCATTQNNDYIISPELKFSKDFQISFQAKTYSDRDGLERVRVGYSTTGKRPSDFTYVTKLPYEEVPVEWTLMQYTIPKNAKYVMINCVSDDAFMLLIDDIFIGTNKIRPKVKSEDKQLIGFNIYRNGEKVNQMPIEQIIYTDNVPEFGDYRYAVSCVYSDNSESEHSELLDVKVPDTRLLPFEDDFSNWTLDPDKWSTPVDEEGNDNNWKIDYFTYGLVDPAATYAYSRLQNYSQSLITRELRTVDPDNTFLRFELRLLNYRSIDGDTLSVELSVDNKNWKRVKYFCNEEGTFTWRAEQFDLKDYLEGREMFRIRFRAHGDEAFYLDYWYVDDIKIWNPQWTTAQMTVKQSGATVSGCLVTLTADHGAIIQAMTSANGVINFPKIEKGKYEVVISKDGYNAYKETWEVQNDTDNRFTATLTRPDLKVDNADLSVELKAEQTTTRSITLKNDGDGQVKWNLAPLYEANSGSIEHRWDVQHSFNASSDLQSSIAFDGENFYTASWFYLGKYFKYDKEGNFIEEFSISGMYYKLYDLAFDGQYFYGSDGTNTLFQLDLRNKRLIKEIVISDQTDLEITHCSYDSRNDQFWVGGYNSIGRVDREGNIKVSFRNISTEMEVSSSGSAFDNITPGGPYLWFSSQETSGHNSMDMTQIIQYNINTRKIVSTHSTMDIPGYKVGNYVTGPNYLTGMEATTSFKDGTLTLLGVLQQSPSRIFAYNLCDVNSWLSYTPKSGTLEAGEEQKLTVAIDARNGEVGQSYTSDLSLYSVPDIGIKKLSVKYTVTEASETPRPIRLSATGEGNTDVKLTWEKGSTNKQPVGFYIYRNGKRVNESVINATEYLDRNLLHGNYKYTVTAVYANNKESVHSDEAIVTIKFGAPYYSPTGLTSSVKQNRQVFLSWQLPDEKTKTPVDLRWDSGTNEESFGIGEGGYFWAGTLWEYEDLIAYRGMSLDEVSVFIKERCLALSLKLYKDDDCILTQQIKSSDIRYGEYNMVKLNEPVHIEAGYSYKVTFLVMHEAGMHPIGMDASASVDGKGNIISMDGKEWYPANYEGIDGNFNISIHLSPSNGSTDLIPAGYNVYRNGAKINSSVVKERTFSDEVRQAGIYAYQVSTLYENGGESGLSDIAEAEIIEIGMPHAPSLLKADVELNRTIRLRWNFPLATESSFPIDLTRIPVTCQENYPEFVHMFRGHFPSEMAVASDGEYIYTSLFKAKGTINKYSLNGDFIESFDVNNQLNGIRNLAFDGTDFYVSDCNSFIYKVDMENKVLSDTLSISEIARHLTYIPDLDEGRGGFEVGDWETGIYVNKKGAKLGGANVYKGAAGTAYYNGVLYAFEQGYENPYSICMYDYRTGTQTGRIDLADYLEIKPELGASAGGMSVITTKEGLHLLGLALQEPSNTRFIFLDLDGVKGVEGYNIYCNGEKLNDSPLKFRYFEEVRSTAGEYTYEVETVYIDGTTSAKSRQATIEIIEAGNCDAPIQLKVQQSTYPYNVILSFVDPAITTASMYESAESGTVGSPFSSSGWQNVEDTWLVTGDDAYEGNKALTADNRRTAWLILPVSGFDDNFVFSLVARSKDDHHGNGTLQILSSAHGDRLDDFIQVAAITTNEEWKQFSYPFSAETKYIVIRQHADAIPSMIDAISLNENAIDAIYGYDIYRDGEKVNDEAVSGISYTDHNLLPGEYTYQVKAHYRTSCISDFSDKAVIDVKYSNNCQKPGQLSGEQTPDGIRLEWSAPSLGEAVHLKWHSGTAYGSAGMPSGGSYFAGVQWSGEELQAYGHMALSEVEVYINQVPDALFLLVYEGSSLVYQQYVPELRQRSFNTIVLDRPIPVNTAKSLRVVVYVEHNEITVPLGYDEGPARIGKGDLYSSDGVSWETLSNNDINGNWNITIGLRAYAQTPARIPEFIDGKAFVPKAATGESLQSIPLSGVTTSVVNTFEGYNLYCNSELVNGEPLHATFYLDKKVYDGKYLEYQVAAIYSACGEVTSNTVRLLSTGIEEYAVEGEIRFHTKDSYLIIEGVQAKMEVCLIDTHGRIVFLGITDDEETYRINIAAIPTGIYLVKVDSVVGKVVITK from the coding sequence ATGAAATACATTAAATATTTACTTCCTATAGTAGCTGTTGGCTGTTTTTTAGCTTATGCTGCGAATGAACCGGAGAATTTGAAGATTTTACCTAAACATCCGGCTACGCCTCCGGTTGAACAGGGGGCACCGGCTCCAACACCCATTCAATTGGCAGGAGCAGAGGATGGAATCCCTTATGGGCTTCATACGGTGAGTGTCGATGAGAAGGCGGTGACCATACAGTGGAATAATCCTGAACCGATGGATGGTTATTTTGATGACTTTGAAGGACATTCCGATTTTGTTATAAACTCGCCCGGAAGCATCGGTTGGGATTATCTGGATCAGGATAATGCCAACACTTATACTTGGTCGGCAGCTTCGTTTCCTAATCAAGGGCAGAAGATGGCATTTATTATCATGAATCCTTCACAAACGGCTCCTTCAACAAGTGACTGGCCGAATATTCAACCATTTTCGGGCAAGAAGATGTTAGTTGCATTTTGTGCTACGACTCAAAATAACGATTATATAATTTCGCCTGAATTGAAATTTTCAAAAGATTTTCAGATCAGTTTTCAAGCAAAGACTTATAGTGATAGAGATGGTTTGGAACGTGTCCGTGTGGGTTACTCCACTACAGGTAAGCGTCCGTCGGATTTTACTTATGTGACTAAATTACCTTATGAAGAGGTTCCGGTAGAATGGACACTTATGCAGTATACCATCCCTAAAAATGCTAAATATGTGATGATCAACTGTGTATCCGATGATGCTTTTATGCTTTTGATTGATGACATCTTTATCGGAACAAATAAAATACGTCCGAAGGTCAAGTCGGAAGATAAGCAACTGATTGGGTTCAATATTTATCGAAATGGGGAAAAAGTGAATCAGATGCCGATAGAACAGATTATTTATACGGATAATGTACCTGAATTCGGTGATTATCGGTATGCGGTCAGTTGCGTTTATTCGGATAATAGTGAATCAGAACATTCGGAACTACTTGATGTTAAGGTACCCGATACCCGCTTATTGCCTTTTGAAGATGATTTCAGCAATTGGACATTGGATCCGGATAAGTGGAGTACTCCTGTTGATGAAGAGGGAAATGATAATAATTGGAAAATAGATTATTTTACTTATGGTTTGGTAGATCCAGCGGCTACATATGCCTATTCGCGTCTTCAAAATTATTCTCAGTCACTCATTACACGTGAACTCAGAACGGTTGATCCTGATAATACGTTTTTGCGATTTGAATTGCGGTTACTTAATTATAGGAGTATAGACGGTGATACTCTTTCCGTAGAGTTGTCTGTGGATAATAAAAACTGGAAACGGGTGAAATACTTCTGTAATGAGGAGGGAACTTTCACTTGGCGTGCCGAACAATTTGATTTGAAAGATTATTTAGAAGGACGGGAAATGTTCCGTATACGGTTCAGGGCACATGGTGATGAGGCTTTTTATTTGGATTATTGGTATGTAGATGATATTAAGATTTGGAATCCGCAATGGACTACTGCTCAAATGACAGTCAAGCAATCAGGAGCTACAGTTTCCGGATGTCTGGTGACATTGACTGCCGATCATGGAGCAATTATCCAAGCGATGACGAGTGCCAATGGGGTGATTAATTTCCCAAAAATAGAAAAGGGAAAATACGAAGTCGTTATTTCGAAAGACGGCTATAACGCTTATAAAGAAACATGGGAAGTACAAAATGATACAGATAACAGGTTTACTGCTACATTGACACGTCCCGATTTGAAGGTCGATAATGCAGATCTTTCAGTTGAATTGAAAGCTGAACAAACGACAACTCGTTCGATTACCCTGAAAAATGACGGAGATGGACAAGTTAAATGGAATCTAGCACCTTTATATGAAGCAAATTCAGGTAGTATTGAACACAGATGGGATGTGCAGCATTCTTTTAATGCATCGAGTGACTTACAGTCTTCCATTGCCTTTGACGGTGAGAATTTTTATACCGCTTCTTGGTTTTATTTGGGTAAATATTTTAAGTATGATAAAGAAGGAAACTTTATTGAAGAATTCTCTATTTCGGGTATGTATTATAAATTGTATGACTTGGCATTCGATGGACAATATTTTTATGGAAGTGATGGAACCAATACACTGTTCCAGTTGGATTTGCGCAATAAACGGTTGATAAAAGAAATTGTTATCAGTGATCAAACCGATTTGGAGATTACCCATTGTAGTTATGATTCGCGCAATGATCAGTTCTGGGTAGGAGGATACAATTCAATAGGCCGGGTTGACCGTGAAGGGAACATTAAGGTAAGTTTCCGTAATATATCTACGGAAATGGAAGTCAGCAGTTCCGGATCTGCCTTTGATAATATAACTCCGGGTGGTCCTTATCTTTGGTTTAGTAGCCAAGAGACTTCCGGGCATAATAGTATGGATATGACGCAGATCATACAATATAATATTAATACACGCAAGATTGTTTCCACTCATTCTACAATGGATATTCCCGGTTATAAAGTTGGTAATTATGTTACAGGGCCGAATTACCTGACAGGAATGGAAGCTACGACAAGTTTTAAAGACGGTACGTTGACTTTGCTTGGAGTTTTACAGCAGTCTCCATCACGAATTTTTGCTTATAACCTTTGTGATGTTAATAGCTGGTTGTCTTACACTCCTAAGAGTGGTACATTGGAAGCTGGGGAGGAACAAAAACTGACTGTGGCTATAGATGCTCGTAACGGTGAGGTAGGACAAAGCTATACATCCGATCTTTCGCTATATTCTGTTCCAGATATAGGTATAAAAAAATTGAGTGTAAAATATACTGTTACAGAAGCTTCCGAAACTCCGCGTCCTATTAGACTTTCAGCAACAGGTGAGGGGAATACGGATGTGAAATTGACCTGGGAAAAAGGAAGTACGAATAAACAGCCGGTTGGCTTTTATATATATCGTAATGGAAAGAGAGTGAATGAGTCAGTTATTAATGCTACTGAATATTTGGATAGGAACTTGTTGCATGGAAATTACAAATATACCGTAACGGCTGTTTATGCGAATAATAAAGAGTCCGTACATTCGGATGAAGCGATTGTTACGATCAAATTCGGGGCTCCCTATTATTCACCGACCGGGTTGACTTCCAGTGTGAAGCAAAATCGTCAGGTGTTTCTCTCGTGGCAATTGCCTGATGAAAAAACAAAGACTCCGGTAGATTTGCGATGGGATAGTGGTACAAATGAGGAATCATTCGGAATTGGTGAAGGTGGATACTTTTGGGCAGGAACTTTATGGGAGTATGAAGATTTGATCGCTTATCGGGGAATGTCTCTTGATGAGGTCAGCGTATTTATAAAAGAACGTTGCCTGGCACTTTCTTTGAAGCTGTATAAGGATGATGATTGCATTTTGACACAGCAGATTAAAAGTTCCGATATTCGGTATGGTGAGTACAACATGGTTAAATTGAATGAGCCGGTTCATATAGAAGCGGGATACAGTTATAAAGTAACTTTCTTGGTTATGCATGAAGCTGGTATGCATCCGATAGGCATGGATGCTTCTGCATCGGTTGATGGGAAAGGAAATATTATCTCGATGGATGGGAAAGAATGGTATCCTGCTAACTATGAAGGAATTGATGGCAACTTCAATATTTCAATTCACTTGTCACCTTCCAATGGATCGACTGATTTAATTCCGGCCGGTTATAATGTATACCGTAATGGTGCGAAGATCAATAGTAGTGTTGTGAAGGAAAGAACTTTCTCGGATGAGGTGAGACAGGCTGGCATTTATGCTTATCAGGTATCTACTCTATATGAGAATGGTGGCGAATCCGGTTTAAGTGATATTGCTGAAGCTGAGATTATCGAGATAGGAATGCCGCATGCTCCTTCATTATTGAAAGCGGATGTAGAGTTAAATCGCACGATCCGTTTACGCTGGAATTTTCCGTTGGCTACAGAAAGCTCATTCCCTATTGACCTTACTCGCATACCGGTAACTTGTCAGGAAAACTATCCTGAATTTGTTCATATGTTCCGTGGGCATTTTCCCAGTGAGATGGCTGTTGCTTCTGATGGGGAATATATTTATACATCTTTATTTAAGGCTAAAGGTACTATTAATAAATATTCATTGAACGGAGACTTTATCGAGAGCTTTGATGTTAATAACCAGTTGAATGGGATACGTAATTTGGCTTTTGACGGAACGGACTTTTATGTTTCGGATTGCAATAGTTTCATATATAAAGTGGATATGGAGAACAAGGTTCTTAGTGATACCCTGTCTATTTCCGAAATAGCACGCCACCTTACTTATATACCCGATCTGGATGAAGGACGTGGGGGATTTGAAGTCGGTGATTGGGAAACAGGTATATATGTTAATAAGAAAGGAGCTAAATTGGGTGGTGCAAATGTTTATAAAGGAGCGGCGGGAACAGCCTATTATAATGGAGTCCTTTATGCTTTTGAACAGGGTTATGAGAATCCATATTCCATATGTATGTATGATTATAGGACCGGTACACAGACCGGGCGTATTGATCTGGCGGATTATCTGGAGATCAAACCGGAATTGGGTGCATCTGCCGGAGGAATGAGTGTCATTACGACGAAAGAGGGACTTCATTTGCTGGGACTTGCCTTGCAGGAACCGTCTAATACTCGTTTTATTTTCCTCGATTTGGATGGAGTAAAGGGAGTAGAAGGATATAATATTTACTGTAACGGAGAGAAGTTGAATGATTCTCCGTTGAAATTCCGTTACTTTGAAGAAGTACGTAGTACGGCTGGTGAATATACTTATGAAGTTGAGACAGTTTACATAGATGGTACTACTTCTGCCAAATCCAGACAAGCTACTATCGAGATTATTGAAGCAGGCAATTGTGATGCTCCAATTCAGCTTAAGGTACAGCAGTCTACTTATCCGTACAACGTTATTTTGTCATTTGTCGATCCGGCAATTACGACAGCTTCGATGTATGAAAGTGCTGAATCGGGGACAGTCGGTTCTCCTTTCAGTTCTTCTGGTTGGCAAAATGTAGAGGATACTTGGTTAGTTACAGGGGACGATGCTTATGAAGGTAATAAGGCTTTAACTGCGGACAATAGAAGAACTGCATGGCTGATTTTGCCGGTAAGTGGATTTGATGATAATTTCGTATTCTCATTGGTTGCTCGCAGCAAAGACGATCATCATGGTAATGGAACTTTGCAGATACTAAGTTCTGCACATGGCGATCGGTTGGACGACTTTATTCAAGTTGCCGCTATTACTACTAATGAAGAGTGGAAACAGTTTAGTTATCCATTCTCTGCTGAAACTAAATATATTGTGATTCGGCAGCATGCGGATGCTATTCCTTCCATGATAGATGCGATCAGCTTGAATGAAAATGCCATAGATGCCATTTATGGTTATGACATTTACCGGGATGGAGAAAAGGTAAATGATGAAGCGGTAAGTGGTATTAGTTATACTGATCATAATCTGTTGCCCGGTGAATACACTTATCAGGTGAAGGCTCATTACAGGACTTCTTGCATCAGTGATTTCAGTGACAAAGCAGTTATTGATGTGAAGTATAGTAATAATTGTCAGAAACCGGGACAACTTTCTGGCGAACAGACTCCTGATGGTATTCGGTTGGAGTGGAGTGCGCCTTCTTTGGGCGAAGCTGTACATTTGAAATGGCACAGTGGAACCGCTTATGGCTCAGCTGGTATGCCTAGTGGCGGGAGCTATTTTGCAGGAGTTCAATGGTCAGGTGAAGAGTTGCAAGCTTATGGCCATATGGCACTTTCAGAGGTTGAAGTATATATCAATCAGGTGCCGGATGCTTTGTTTTTACTGGTATATGAGGGGAGCAGTCTTGTTTATCAGCAGTATGTACCGGAGTTGAGACAACGTAGTTTCAATACAATAGTTCTGGATCGTCCTATTCCAGTGAATACGGCTAAATCTTTGAGAGTAGTTGTTTATGTAGAGCATAATGAGATCACCGTACCTTTAGGATATGATGAAGGGCCTGCCAGAATTGGAAAGGGCGATCTTTATTCTTCCGATGGTGTAAGCTGGGAGACTCTAAGTAATAATGATATTAACGGCAACTGGAATATTACAATTGGTCTTCGTGCGTATGCACAGACTCCTGCGCGTATACCGGAATTTATAGACGGAAAAGCATTTGTTCCGAAGGCTGCTACGGGTGAAAGTTTGCAGAGTATTCCTCTGTCTGGGGTAACCACTTCTGTTGTCAACACCTTCGAGGGCTATAATCTTTATTGTAACAGTGAACTTGTGAATGGGGAACCGTTGCATGCCACTTTTTATTTAGATAAGAAAGTTTATGACGGGAAATATCTTGAATATCAAGTAGCTGCTATTTATTCTGCCTGTGGTGAAGTAACTTCCAATACCGTACGTCTGTTATCGACTGGTATTG